In the Deinococcus radiopugnans ATCC 19172 genome, CGTTCACCCTGAGCCAGGATCAAACTCTCCATAAAATGGTCTAGCAAACACCCCAAAAGGGTGCATTGTTAGTGTGTTTGGTCCAAGCTTGCGCTTGGCTGCCAACTTCCAGAAGAAGTTGGTCTGCGTTGGAAGTCCCGAGGGACTTCCCTATTTTGTGAATCTGGAGCCGCTTCCGGGGGGAAACAGCCGCTCACACGCCTCTGTCGAAGCGTTCCTGCTCTCGCACTGCTTGTTCTGTCATGCTGCCCGCCTCGCTTGAGGCTCAGAAAAGATACAGGCCATTCGCTGTTCTGTCAACACCCCCCACCTGACCTTTCATTGGCGTTCGGCAGAAGGGCCAGCGGATGCGGCCTCAACGTTGATTCTGGCGATGGAAGAGACAAGGAGCTGGAGGACAGATGGCTCCGTCATCAGGGCGACGGCCCACAGCGGCGACAGACGATCCGCTGATCTCCCTCACCATGGCCAGCGAGACGCCGACTGAAAGCCGCCTCGCCCTCCTTTTTTTCAGCGCGCCTATACTCTTTCTTTGGCAGATGCCCGCGTTCCGTACCAAACGGGGAGGCGCGGAAGGGAGGCACGCTGATGCAGGACATGCAAGAACTGTTGGAAAAACTGGCGTCGCTCCGGGAGTACCTTTGACATTCCCGGCAAGACGCGCCGCCTGAACGAGCTGGACCGCGAACTGAGCGATCCTGAACTCTGGAACGATTCGGACCGCGCCCGCAAGGTCACGCAGGAAGCCGGGACCGTGCGCCGCATCGTGGAGGAATACACGGCGCTGAACTCGGACGCGCAGGGCCTGATGGAAATGCTGGAGATGGCCGACGCCGAGGAACGCGAGATGCTGGCCGAGGAGCAGGCGAGCATCGCCGCGCGGGTGGACGAATTGTACCGAGAGACGCTGTTCACCATGAAGCACGCCGACACCGCCGCGATCGTGCGGGTGAAGAGCGGCGCGGGCGGCACCGAGTCACAGGACTGGGCGGGAATGCTCTCGCGCATGTTCATGCGCTGGGGCGAGCGCCGGGGCTACAAGGTGGAACTCGTGGACCAGCAGGACGGCGATCAGGCCGGAGTGCTGAGTTCGGAATTCATCATCCGGGGCGACAAGGCCTACGGAATGATGGCCCCGGAACACGGCGTTCACCGGCTGGTGCGGGTCTCGCCGTTCGACAGCAACAACCGCCGACACACTTCCTTTGCCTCCGTGGACGTGGTGGCCGAGGTGCCGGAAGAGGAAATTGATATCCACATTCCCGACAGCGACCTGCGCCGCGACGTGTTCCGCTCACAGGGCGCGGGTGGGCAGGGCGTGAACACCACCGACTCCGCCGTGCGGCTGACCCACTTGCCCACCGGGATCGCGGTGGCCTCACAGGTCACGCGCAGCCAGATCAAGAACCATGACATCGCCCTGCAGATTCTGAAACAGCGCCTGTACGACATCGAGATCAAGAAGCGCGAGGCCGAGGAAGCCAAGGCGCGCGGCGAGCAGAAGAAGATCGAATGGGGCAGCCAGATCCGCAGTTACGTGCTGGACAAGCAGTACATCAAAGACCACCGCACCGCCGTTATGAAGCACAATCCCGACGACGTGCTGGACGGCGACCTGGATGAACTGATGTGGGCCGGGCTGGAATGGATGGCCGGCAAGCGCGTGGCCGAGGAAAGCGCGGACGACGAGTAGCGCCTTGGATGAGCCGCTTCGTGGTCCCGGGCAGCCCAGCTGAATTGTCGCTCTGGGGCTCCGAATCTTAGACATCCCGTTACAACCGCCGGGGAGGCGGGCACCGTCACGGTCAGGTCAGGCTGCGGATGGTTTAATGGGGGCCGATTCCCCCTGAACCTGTCCCGCACGCTGGCTCTGCCCTGCCTTCTCGTTTCTTTTGACCATGCATCGACCCCCTGCCCTGAGAGCTGTCCCATGACTGAACCCCTGAAGCGCACCATTGCCGGCTACACCCTGCACCGCACCCTGGGCCGCGGCAACACATCGCTGGTGTGGCTGGCGACGGACCAGGGTGGGCGCGAGGTGGCCCTCAAGCTGCCGCACGAGGAGACCCTGCGCGTACAGGAGGCGGCGGAGCGGTTCGGGAACGAGGTCCGGCTGACCCTGCAGTTCCGGCACCCGCACGTGGTTCAGGGCTATGCGGGCACCGCCTTCGGGCCAGGGGCGTTTCTGGCGATCCGTTACTACCCGGACGGCGCCCTGAACGAGCAGCTGGCCCGGCTGCCTGGCCGGACCCTGCCGCCCGGCGCCGCCATACGGCTGCTGGCGGACGTGGCCTCGGCCCTGACGTACCTGCACCATCTGGGGGCGGTCCACCAGGATCTCAAGACCCACAACATCTATGTCGACGAGACTGGCCGCGCCGCGCTGGGCGATCTGGGCAACACCTATTTCGTGGCACAGGGCGGACAGATCAGCGGTAGCCCGTACTACATGGCCCCGGAGATCTACCACGGCGAGAGCAGCAGCGCTGCCAGCGACGTGTACAGCCTGGGCATCCTGATGTACGAGCTGTTGTCCGGCGAGCGGCCCTACCAGGGCAACACCTACGAGGAACTGATGGTGGCGCACATGACCCGCTTTCCCCCGCCGCTGAGCCACCTGAACCCGGCGGTCTCGCGGGCCGTGTCCCGGCTGGCCGAGCAGGCGCTGGCCAAACGCCCCGGCGAGCGCCCGCGCGCCGACGCGATTCGCCGCGCCCTGCTCAGCGACTTGGGCGAGACGCCGCAGGACGAGGTGTACGAGGATCCCGAGGCCACGCCGCCGACCCAGGACGTGGCCCGGGCCCCCCTGGTGGGTCGACACGGCCCGGTGCAGCCGCGCAGCGCGGCCCCCCAGCCAGAGGCCAAACCGGAGCAGTCGCGGGGCGGGGGCTGGAATCCGTTCAAGCGGCGCAAATAGTCAGCGCCGCTGCACTTGTTGGCCCCATCCCTCGGTGTGGTGCTGGTGCTGTTCGCGGTGGGCATGGTCTTTGGGGTGGATCGCCGCGTCCAGACGCCGCTGGTGGACACCCTGCTCGCGCTGCAACAACTGATACGGACTCTGATTGAAAGGTGTTGAAAACACCTGAGAATCCGAGCAGAGCGAGCAGGAGAAAAACGGGTTCAGGACGTGGAGTGTGGGAATCGGCGCTCTCCCGATTTCTACACGAAACAAACGGAATCCGTATGACCTTTCTGGAGGAAACGCCCGCCGTGCAGCGGCAACTGGAACAGACGCCGCCCCAAAAAAAGGGAGGCCCCGGCACACGCAATGCTGGGGCCTCCCTCCTCTGGCGGCTTACTTCTGGACGAGGTAGGCGCTCTCGATCACGTCGGGGGTGCCGGGCATGCCGGGCTGGATGCGGGTCAGCTTGTCCAGCACGTCCGTGCCTTCCACCACCTTGCCGAATACGGTATGGCGGCCGTCAAGGTGCGGGGTGGCGGTGAAGGTGATAAAGAACTGGCTGCCGTTGGTGCCAGGGCCGGCGTTCGCCATGCTCAGCACGCCCTTGCCGCTGTGGCGGTGCGAGGAACCGAATTCGTCCTCAAACTTGTAACCGGGGCCGCCCGAGCCGGTGCCGGTGGGATCGCCGGTCTGGGCCATGAAGCCGTCGATCACGCGGTGAAACTTGATGCCGTCGTAATAGTGGTGGCGCAGCAGGTAAGCGAAGCTGTTGACGGTCACGGGCGCGTCGTCGGGAAACAGTTCCACGACGATGCGGCCCTTGCTGGTTTCCAGTACGGCGCGGTACTGCTTGCCAGGTTCGATGCCCTCGCCCAGTTCGGGGGTGCTGGAGAACTTGGTCTGGCGCTCGGCGCTCAGTTCGGGGGCCTGGGTAAATCCATCGGCGGTGTAGGTGTCAGACATGGGGGGCATTGTAGCGGGGCAGCCCAGGCAGGGGCGAAAACAGTCTCCTCACCTGACCTCATACGGACTCCGATTGAAGGGTGTTGGAACCATCTGGAAATCCGAGCGAGAGGAGCAGCGTCTTCCCTGCGGGCTGTTCCAGGCATGGGCGTCTGTTCGCGACGACAGCGAGAATGAGGAAAACGGGTTCCAGACGTGGAGTGTAGAGATCGGAGCTGTCCCGATGTCTGTCGCGTTACAAACGGAATCCGTCTCATTCGGCCGGCTCGTCCAGAAAGATGTCCTCAATGTGCCGCCCGAACAGCCTCGCCAGCTTGAAGGCCAGCGGCAGGCTGGGATCGTACTTGCCGGTTTCCAGCGCGTTGACCGTCTGACGCGACACGTCCAACTTGTCGGCCAGTTGCGCCTGGGTCAGATCGTGCTCGGCCCGCAGCACCTTGATGCGGTTTTT is a window encoding:
- the prfB gene encoding peptide chain release factor 2 (programmed frameshift), encoding MQELLEKLASLREYLDIPGKTRRLNELDRELSDPELWNDSDRARKVTQEAGTVRRIVEEYTALNSDAQGLMEMLEMADAEEREMLAEEQASIAARVDELYRETLFTMKHADTAAIVRVKSGAGGTESQDWAGMLSRMFMRWGERRGYKVELVDQQDGDQAGVLSSEFIIRGDKAYGMMAPEHGVHRLVRVSPFDSNNRRHTSFASVDVVAEVPEEEIDIHIPDSDLRRDVFRSQGAGGQGVNTTDSAVRLTHLPTGIAVASQVTRSQIKNHDIALQILKQRLYDIEIKKREAEEAKARGEQKKIEWGSQIRSYVLDKQYIKDHRTAVMKHNPDDVLDGDLDELMWAGLEWMAGKRVAEESADDE
- a CDS encoding serine/threonine-protein kinase, translated to MTEPLKRTIAGYTLHRTLGRGNTSLVWLATDQGGREVALKLPHEETLRVQEAAERFGNEVRLTLQFRHPHVVQGYAGTAFGPGAFLAIRYYPDGALNEQLARLPGRTLPPGAAIRLLADVASALTYLHHLGAVHQDLKTHNIYVDETGRAALGDLGNTYFVAQGGQISGSPYYMAPEIYHGESSSAASDVYSLGILMYELLSGERPYQGNTYEELMVAHMTRFPPPLSHLNPAVSRAVSRLAEQALAKRPGERPRADAIRRALLSDLGETPQDEVYEDPEATPPTQDVARAPLVGRHGPVQPRSAAPQPEAKPEQSRGGGWNPFKRRK
- a CDS encoding peptidylprolyl isomerase; translation: MSDTYTADGFTQAPELSAERQTKFSSTPELGEGIEPGKQYRAVLETSKGRIVVELFPDDAPVTVNSFAYLLRHHYYDGIKFHRVIDGFMAQTGDPTGTGSGGPGYKFEDEFGSSHRHSGKGVLSMANAGPGTNGSQFFITFTATPHLDGRHTVFGKVVEGTDVLDKLTRIQPGMPGTPDVIESAYLVQK
- a CDS encoding helix-turn-helix transcriptional regulator, whose protein sequence is MKNRIKVLRAEHDLTQAQLADKLDVSRQTVNALETGKYDPSLPLAFKLARLFGRHIEDIFLDEPAE